In a single window of the Motilibacter peucedani genome:
- a CDS encoding multicopper oxidase domain-containing protein produces the protein MSIYDTPRRSAPRAGRRVRTAALSSAAAASLLAAQTHAGVASAETPAAPVVTAPAATAVHAAAVGQLAASGCTETAGAATCDLYAMTGSLSLLGRTIPIWGFSTTGAAGSATAPGPVLVVNAGDAVTLTLHNAIDGETMSLALPGQQAVSSSGAIGDDVTGVGSGGTRTYTFTAGRPGTFVYEAGHTANGTRQVAMGLAGALVVLPGDHTAYGAGSTGPSTAYDDDAPLVLSEIDPRLNADPAHFDMRSFRPVYRLVNGEVFPETNSVSTDQGHTVLLRYVNVGSETHSMSLLGADQLEVAQDGHPMRFGTRLAAESIEPGQTVDTLVTMPTGPEAKVAVYEAALHLDNGQHTADPRQFAFGGMLTFLDTNAPAPSTDVVGPTATHIALTPNPSNGLADVTVTADLSDANGGSAVTQAELVVDDPTATGPGFGTPMTGAFGTVDVSHATGTIPTAVLDTLDAGKHTVYVRAMDSAGNWGVVGSAVLSLPKTGPQTVAGSVVDVPANGTADLEISATGDDSAAGGTITAAEYFIDTAGPDGTGTPLTPNRTATVVAESATVPAAQVAALGEGRHHLLIHSKDSLGLWGPTLDVALPVDLTGPQVDAAAIGPNPSNGLLSDKSNPGYLLISAQVTDKDAGGAVQSTLTDAEAFLDPKAANPAGGAGIQLIAVDGRMDSPTESVYGLLPIGQVKALADGDHTVSVRGQDAAGNWGPLFAFKLTVDKTAPVLSAFAASPSPTGGAASLTLTAKVADASLISNAEYWTGTTDPGVGKASPLAVNFANGTVTEVVDLTGVPAGVTQFNLRVKDLAGNWSKAVSTSVTVQPPNAIFSDTFDSGTLAAWSASTGGVSVTAAAGIVGGKGLAVNLPGGRNNRAAYVTDTRPAAEPSYHARFAFNRSTLTSGSNAATALTLFEARNAANAQVFALQYRLSGSQAQLRTVLSRTGATAMTGAWVNLAAGTSTLQLDWQSGGATGTPQGKLVLSVDGAAVQSATGNTSGLKVDTVLLGVTAGVTTTTTGSTAGTAYVDSFVSTRSTMP, from the coding sequence ATGAGCATCTACGACACTCCACGGCGCTCGGCCCCGAGGGCCGGCCGCAGAGTACGCACGGCGGCCCTCAGCTCCGCCGCGGCCGCGAGCCTGCTCGCCGCACAGACGCACGCGGGCGTCGCGAGCGCCGAGACGCCGGCCGCCCCGGTCGTCACGGCACCGGCCGCCACGGCGGTGCACGCCGCGGCGGTGGGACAGCTGGCCGCGAGCGGCTGCACCGAGACGGCAGGTGCTGCCACGTGCGACCTCTACGCCATGACAGGCAGCCTCTCGCTCCTCGGCAGGACGATCCCGATCTGGGGGTTCTCGACGACCGGCGCGGCCGGCTCGGCGACCGCCCCTGGCCCGGTCCTGGTCGTGAACGCGGGCGACGCGGTCACGCTCACCCTGCACAACGCCATCGACGGCGAGACGATGTCGCTCGCGCTGCCCGGCCAGCAGGCCGTCAGCTCCTCCGGAGCGATCGGCGACGACGTGACGGGGGTGGGCTCAGGAGGCACCAGGACCTACACCTTCACTGCCGGGCGTCCCGGCACGTTCGTCTACGAAGCGGGCCACACGGCCAACGGCACGCGGCAGGTCGCCATGGGTCTCGCGGGGGCGCTCGTCGTGCTCCCCGGCGACCACACGGCCTACGGAGCCGGCTCGACCGGCCCCAGCACCGCGTACGACGACGACGCACCGCTGGTGCTCAGCGAGATCGACCCCAGGCTCAACGCGGACCCCGCGCACTTCGACATGCGCAGCTTCCGCCCGGTCTACCGGCTGGTGAACGGCGAGGTCTTCCCCGAGACGAACTCCGTGAGCACCGACCAGGGACACACGGTCCTGCTGCGCTACGTGAACGTGGGCTCCGAGACGCACTCGATGAGCCTGCTCGGCGCTGACCAGCTCGAGGTCGCCCAGGACGGGCACCCGATGAGGTTCGGTACGCGGCTGGCCGCCGAGAGCATCGAGCCCGGGCAGACGGTCGACACCCTCGTGACGATGCCCACCGGGCCCGAGGCCAAGGTCGCGGTCTACGAGGCCGCCCTGCACCTCGACAACGGCCAGCACACCGCCGACCCGCGGCAGTTCGCCTTCGGCGGCATGCTCACCTTCCTCGACACCAACGCACCAGCGCCCTCGACCGACGTCGTCGGACCGACGGCGACGCACATCGCCCTCACGCCGAACCCGTCGAACGGGCTGGCCGACGTGACCGTGACCGCGGACCTCAGCGACGCCAACGGCGGCAGCGCCGTCACCCAGGCAGAGCTGGTCGTCGACGACCCGACGGCGACCGGCCCCGGCTTCGGCACCCCGATGACGGGCGCCTTCGGCACGGTCGACGTGTCCCACGCGACCGGCACCATCCCCACCGCGGTCCTCGACACCCTCGACGCCGGCAAGCACACCGTCTACGTGCGGGCGATGGACTCGGCCGGCAACTGGGGGGTCGTCGGATCGGCCGTCCTGAGCCTGCCGAAGACCGGCCCGCAGACCGTCGCCGGCTCCGTGGTGGACGTGCCGGCGAACGGCACCGCCGACCTCGAGATCAGCGCCACGGGCGACGACAGCGCGGCCGGCGGGACGATCACCGCGGCTGAGTACTTCATCGACACCGCAGGACCGGACGGGACGGGGACCCCCCTCACGCCGAACCGCACGGCCACCGTCGTGGCCGAGTCGGCGACCGTGCCGGCCGCCCAGGTGGCCGCGCTCGGAGAGGGCCGGCACCACCTGCTCATCCACAGCAAGGACAGCCTCGGCCTCTGGGGCCCGACCCTCGACGTCGCGCTGCCGGTGGACCTCACCGGTCCGCAGGTGGACGCCGCCGCGATCGGCCCCAACCCCAGCAACGGCCTGCTCAGCGACAAGAGCAACCCCGGCTACCTGCTGATCTCGGCCCAGGTCACCGACAAGGACGCAGGCGGCGCGGTGCAGAGCACGCTGACCGACGCCGAGGCGTTCCTCGACCCCAAGGCGGCCAACCCCGCCGGCGGCGCCGGCATCCAGCTGATCGCCGTCGACGGGAGGATGGACAGCCCGACGGAGTCGGTCTACGGGCTGCTGCCCATCGGCCAGGTCAAGGCCCTGGCTGACGGGGACCACACCGTCTCGGTGCGCGGGCAGGACGCCGCCGGCAACTGGGGGCCGCTGTTCGCCTTCAAGCTGACGGTCGACAAGACGGCCCCTGTCCTCAGCGCCTTCGCCGCGTCGCCCAGCCCCACCGGTGGCGCAGCCTCGCTCACCCTCACCGCGAAGGTCGCTGACGCGTCGCTGATCTCCAACGCGGAGTACTGGACCGGCACCACCGACCCCGGCGTCGGGAAGGCCTCGCCGCTCGCGGTCAACTTCGCCAACGGCACGGTGACCGAGGTGGTCGACCTCACCGGTGTGCCGGCCGGCGTGACGCAGTTCAACCTGCGCGTCAAGGACCTCGCGGGCAACTGGAGCAAGGCCGTCTCCACCTCGGTCACGGTCCAGCCGCCGAACGCGATCTTCTCCGACACGTTCGACTCCGGCACCCTGGCGGCGTGGAGCGCGTCCACCGGCGGCGTCTCGGTCACGGCAGCGGCGGGCATCGTCGGCGGCAAGGGCCTGGCTGTGAACCTGCCGGGTGGCCGGAACAACCGCGCGGCGTACGTGACGGACACTCGGCCGGCAGCTGAGCCGAGCTACCACGCGAGGTTCGCCTTCAACCGCAGCACGTTGACCTCGGGATCGAACGCGGCAACCGCGCTCACGCTGTTCGAGGCGCGGAACGCGGCCAACGCGCAGGTGTTCGCGCTGCAGTACCGCCTGAGCGGCAGCCAGGCACAGCTGCGCACGGTGCTGTCACGCACCGGCGCGACGGCCATGACGGGTGCGTGGGTCAACCTCGCGGCCGGGACCTCGACCCTGCAGCTGGACTGGCAGTCCGGCGGCGCGACCGGCACTCCTCAGGGCAAGCTGGTCCTGTCGGTGGACGGCGCGGCAGTGCAGAGCGCCACCGGCAACACCAGTGGGCTGAAGGTGGACACCGTCCTGCTCGGAGTGACGGCAGGGGTGACCACGACCACGACCGGCAGCACCGCCGGCACGGCGTACGTCGACTCCTTCGTCTCGACCCGCTCCACGATGCCCTAG
- a CDS encoding carbohydrate ABC transporter permease — MATTLEAPAESGRRGGGVTRAQVDARTKLFNRICLGVLIAFAILWLVPLAWALDTGLKPNAETTKATWWIDNPTFGAFRRTLQDTDILRWYAASFITAALNAIFTVITASLAAYALSRLNFRFKNWVFWFVLAGIMIPGQVLIVPQFREFNSVGLLNTFWAVVLPQVPTAVAVFIFKQFFDGLPRDLDEAARVDGASFWRVYRTVIMPLTRPAMAAVAIFTFVQAWNNLLWPLLVLTNPKLMTIPVGLATVQGSFGIRYADTMASAILGALPLVAVFLLFQKHIVQGIAGTGLKG, encoded by the coding sequence ATGGCTACGACCCTCGAAGCCCCCGCCGAGTCCGGCCGCCGCGGCGGCGGGGTGACCCGCGCGCAGGTCGACGCGCGTACCAAGCTGTTCAACCGCATCTGCCTCGGCGTGCTGATCGCCTTCGCGATCCTGTGGCTCGTGCCGCTCGCCTGGGCGCTCGACACCGGCCTCAAGCCCAACGCCGAGACCACCAAGGCCACCTGGTGGATCGACAACCCGACCTTCGGCGCGTTCCGCCGCACGCTGCAGGACACCGACATCCTGCGGTGGTACGCCGCCAGCTTCATCACCGCGGCGCTCAACGCGATCTTCACGGTGATCACCGCGAGCCTCGCGGCCTACGCCCTGTCGCGGCTGAACTTCCGCTTCAAGAACTGGGTCTTCTGGTTCGTGCTCGCCGGCATCATGATCCCCGGGCAGGTGCTGATCGTCCCGCAGTTCCGCGAGTTCAACAGCGTCGGGCTGCTCAACACCTTCTGGGCGGTCGTGCTCCCGCAGGTGCCGACGGCGGTCGCGGTGTTCATCTTCAAGCAGTTCTTCGACGGTCTCCCGCGCGACCTCGACGAGGCCGCCCGCGTCGACGGCGCGAGCTTCTGGCGCGTCTACCGCACCGTCATCATGCCGCTGACCCGCCCGGCCATGGCCGCTGTCGCGATCTTCACCTTCGTGCAGGCGTGGAACAACCTGCTGTGGCCGCTGCTGGTGCTGACCAACCCCAAGCTGATGACGATCCCCGTGGGCCTGGCGACGGTCCAGGGCTCCTTCGGCATCCGCTACGCCGACACGATGGCCTCGGCCATCCTCGGCGCGCTCCCGCTCGTGGCGGTGTTCCTGCTGTTCCAGAAGCACATCGTCCAGGGCATCGCCGGCACCGGACTCAAGGGCTGA
- the arfA gene encoding arabinosylfuranosidase ArfA has translation MHSASLTLDPAFRVAEVDPRLFGSFVEHMGRCVYTGIYEPEHPSADAHGFRTDVADLVRDLGVPIVRYPGGNFVSGYNWEDGIGPRDQRPARLDLAWRSIESNQVGVDDFQEWARGIGTETMMAVNLGTRGVDAARRLVEYCNHSSGTQWSDLRRSNGSADPYGIKLWCLGNEMDGPWQIGHKTAEEYARLAHETAKAMKLVDPTIELVACGSSNSRMPTFGSWEATVLAECYEDVDYISAHTYYEERGGDRDSFLACAVDMDNFIDSVVATADHVRAVGRHKKRINISFDEWNVWYIGKFVGEKNLEWADKPRLIEDVYSVTDAVVVGTLLNSLLRHADRVSIACLAQLVNVIAPIRSEPGGPAWRQSIYHPFALTSKYGRGTVLRVEPTSPVHDTAWQGEVPVLDSVAVLDEESGAVTVFAVNRDQTTPVTLDLDLRGMTGLARGSHTCLSDDDPEAVNSAEQPDRVVPRDAGSISLDGGRAQVVLPPLSWNMLRLEA, from the coding sequence TTGCACTCCGCGTCACTCACCCTCGACCCGGCCTTCCGCGTCGCCGAGGTCGACCCCCGGCTCTTCGGCTCGTTCGTCGAGCACATGGGCCGCTGCGTCTACACCGGCATCTACGAGCCGGAGCACCCGTCGGCCGACGCCCACGGCTTCCGCACCGATGTCGCGGACCTGGTGCGCGACCTGGGCGTGCCGATCGTCCGCTACCCGGGAGGCAACTTCGTCTCCGGCTACAACTGGGAGGACGGGATCGGGCCGCGCGACCAGCGGCCCGCCCGCCTCGACCTCGCCTGGCGCTCCATCGAGTCCAACCAGGTGGGTGTCGACGACTTCCAGGAGTGGGCGCGCGGCATCGGCACCGAGACGATGATGGCCGTCAACCTGGGCACCCGCGGGGTTGACGCGGCACGCCGCCTCGTCGAGTACTGCAACCACTCCTCAGGCACGCAGTGGTCCGACCTCCGCCGCTCCAACGGGTCGGCCGACCCCTACGGCATCAAGCTGTGGTGCCTCGGCAACGAGATGGACGGCCCCTGGCAGATCGGGCACAAGACGGCCGAGGAGTACGCCCGGCTGGCGCACGAGACGGCGAAGGCCATGAAGCTGGTCGACCCGACGATCGAGCTGGTCGCCTGCGGCAGCAGCAACAGCCGGATGCCCACGTTCGGCTCGTGGGAGGCGACGGTGCTCGCCGAGTGCTACGAGGACGTCGACTACATCTCGGCGCACACCTACTACGAGGAGCGCGGCGGCGACCGCGACAGCTTCCTCGCCTGTGCCGTCGACATGGACAACTTCATCGACTCGGTGGTCGCCACTGCAGACCACGTGCGCGCCGTCGGGCGCCACAAGAAGCGCATCAACATCAGCTTCGACGAGTGGAACGTGTGGTACATCGGCAAGTTCGTCGGCGAGAAGAACCTCGAGTGGGCCGACAAGCCGCGCCTGATCGAGGACGTCTACTCGGTGACCGACGCGGTCGTGGTCGGCACGCTGCTCAACAGCCTGCTCCGCCACGCCGACCGGGTGAGCATCGCCTGCCTCGCCCAGCTGGTCAACGTCATCGCGCCCATCCGCAGCGAGCCCGGCGGACCGGCCTGGCGGCAGAGCATCTACCACCCGTTCGCGCTGACCTCGAAGTACGGCCGGGGCACCGTGCTGCGGGTGGAGCCGACCTCCCCTGTCCACGACACCGCCTGGCAGGGCGAGGTGCCCGTGCTCGACTCGGTCGCGGTGCTCGACGAGGAGAGCGGCGCGGTCACGGTCTTCGCCGTCAACCGCGACCAGACCACGCCGGTCACCCTCGACCTCGACCTGCGGGGCATGACCGGTCTGGCGCGCGGCTCGCACACGTGCCTCTCCGACGACGACCCGGAGGCCGTCAACAGCGCCGAGCAGCCTGACCGCGTGGTGCCGCGCGACGCCGGGAGCATCTCGCTCGACGGCGGCCGCGCGCAGGTCGTGCTGCCCCCGCTGTCGTGGAACATGCTGCGGCTGGAGGCGTAG
- a CDS encoding extracellular solute-binding protein: MTTRPPQPPLGHHGLSRRRFLGGGLAAAGLGLAGALSGCSSDNVASGLTVSRKEGNSIDFWNLFGGGDGVRMQQMEDGYRKAARGTKLSAVTLAWGNPYYTKLSLATLGDKPPNVAVAHLTRAKTMIASDLLEELTPDALASVGITPDKLNKRAWEAGLVDGKAYAVPLDTHPIVTFYNTDICKKAGLLDSDGKLKPWTSEEEFMDAMKKAKAVTKAYGGVSAINNETSTPWRIFQSFYSQLGGQVLSDEGTKVVLDDEKAMKVLNFMNSWREQKVFPGSADYQGSIAMFANGQAAFLFQGEWEISTFQTAKMPFSMTLFPNVYGGEKYACQADSHTLVIPKQPGSDSKAFARSLGFIRSMLDQSDIWAAGGHVPAWLPYADSPDFKKLQPQSNYAAAADAAVYDPDGWYSGSGSDFEIIIGSAIGGVQSGQQSAKSAVSQIHAKLGNLANTASPI, from the coding sequence ATGACCACCCGTCCACCACAACCCCCACTCGGCCACCACGGCCTGAGCAGGCGGCGCTTCCTCGGCGGAGGTCTCGCGGCCGCCGGCCTGGGGCTCGCCGGAGCGCTCAGCGGCTGCTCCTCCGACAACGTCGCGAGCGGGCTGACCGTCTCGCGCAAGGAGGGCAACTCGATCGACTTCTGGAACCTCTTCGGCGGCGGCGACGGCGTGCGCATGCAGCAGATGGAGGACGGCTACCGCAAGGCGGCCCGCGGCACCAAGCTGAGCGCGGTCACGCTCGCGTGGGGCAACCCCTACTACACCAAGCTCTCCCTGGCGACCCTCGGCGACAAGCCGCCGAACGTCGCGGTCGCCCACCTGACGCGCGCGAAGACGATGATCGCGAGCGACCTGCTCGAGGAGCTCACACCCGACGCGCTCGCCAGCGTCGGCATCACGCCGGACAAGCTGAACAAGCGGGCGTGGGAGGCCGGGCTCGTCGACGGCAAGGCGTACGCGGTGCCGCTCGACACGCACCCGATCGTGACCTTCTACAACACCGACATCTGCAAGAAGGCCGGTCTCCTCGACTCCGACGGCAAGCTCAAGCCGTGGACGAGCGAGGAGGAGTTCATGGACGCCATGAAGAAGGCCAAGGCGGTCACCAAGGCCTACGGCGGGGTCAGCGCGATCAACAACGAGACCTCGACGCCCTGGCGCATCTTCCAGTCGTTCTACTCGCAGCTCGGCGGCCAGGTCCTCTCGGACGAGGGCACCAAGGTCGTGCTCGACGACGAGAAGGCCATGAAGGTCCTCAACTTCATGAACAGCTGGCGCGAGCAGAAGGTGTTCCCGGGCAGCGCCGACTACCAGGGCTCGATCGCGATGTTCGCCAATGGCCAGGCAGCGTTCCTCTTCCAGGGCGAGTGGGAGATCTCCACCTTCCAGACCGCCAAGATGCCGTTCTCCATGACGCTGTTCCCGAACGTCTACGGCGGCGAGAAGTACGCCTGCCAGGCCGACTCGCACACCCTGGTCATCCCGAAGCAACCGGGCAGCGACAGCAAGGCCTTCGCGCGCTCGCTGGGGTTCATCCGCTCGATGCTCGACCAGAGCGACATCTGGGCGGCCGGCGGCCACGTGCCCGCCTGGCTGCCCTACGCAGACAGCCCCGACTTCAAGAAGCTGCAGCCTCAGTCGAACTACGCCGCCGCGGCGGACGCCGCGGTCTACGACCCCGACGGGTGGTACTCCGGCTCAGGCTCGGACTTCGAGATCATCATCGGGTCGGCCATCGGCGGCGTGCAGTCGGGCCAGCAGAGCGCCAAGAGCGCGGTGTCCCAGATCCACGCCAAGCTCGGCAACCTCGCGAACACCGCCAGCCCCATCTAG
- a CDS encoding LacI family DNA-binding transcriptional regulator has product MYASIKDVAALAGVSFQTASKVLNGQPGVASPATHERILAAARSLGYVPNALARGLVHQVSPTVGILSDDFSDAAIARFVTGAQREVDGAGHSALVVSIAPGSDPVSLLRRLQEHRVQGVLVVAPSLEGNRRLAAALPSSLPVVSLSSIPGARVPLVGSDHGRTGALAAEHLLALGHRRIWTVTGPRRRRVTASRLRGLRDTLAAGGVELPDDAVAEADWTSAGAYVATCRLLDEQLPPTAVFAQTDLMAIGVLRALSEHGLRVPDDCSVVGCDDFDVAEYLTPPLTTVRVPFEETGARAATLLLDSMRGERIPLRELLPVRLVERASTARPPPPADHDRPAPPAPTTSLGEPA; this is encoded by the coding sequence GTGTACGCGTCGATCAAGGACGTGGCGGCCCTCGCCGGGGTCAGCTTCCAGACCGCGAGCAAGGTGCTCAACGGGCAGCCGGGCGTCGCCTCCCCCGCCACGCACGAGCGGATCCTCGCCGCCGCGCGCTCGCTGGGCTACGTGCCCAACGCGCTGGCCCGCGGCCTGGTCCACCAGGTGAGCCCCACCGTCGGCATCCTGTCCGACGACTTCTCCGACGCGGCCATCGCCCGCTTCGTCACCGGCGCCCAGCGCGAGGTCGACGGCGCCGGGCACTCGGCGCTCGTCGTCAGCATCGCGCCGGGCAGCGACCCGGTCTCGCTGCTACGCCGGCTGCAGGAGCACCGGGTGCAGGGCGTGCTCGTGGTGGCCCCGAGCCTCGAGGGCAACCGGCGCCTCGCCGCGGCGCTCCCCTCCTCCCTGCCGGTGGTCAGCCTGAGCTCGATCCCCGGCGCCCGGGTGCCCCTCGTCGGCTCCGACCACGGCCGCACCGGGGCCCTGGCCGCCGAGCACCTGCTGGCCCTGGGCCACCGGCGCATCTGGACGGTCACCGGTCCGCGTCGCCGGCGGGTGACCGCGAGCCGGCTCCGCGGCCTGCGCGACACGCTCGCGGCCGGCGGCGTGGAGCTGCCCGACGACGCCGTGGCGGAGGCCGACTGGACGAGCGCGGGCGCCTACGTCGCGACCTGCCGGCTGCTCGACGAGCAGCTGCCCCCGACCGCGGTCTTCGCGCAGACCGACCTCATGGCGATCGGGGTGCTCCGAGCGCTCTCGGAGCACGGCCTCCGGGTGCCCGACGACTGCTCCGTCGTCGGCTGCGACGACTTCGACGTCGCGGAGTACCTCACACCACCGCTGACCACTGTGCGGGTCCCCTTCGAGGAGACGGGGGCACGCGCCGCGACCCTCCTGCTCGACAGCATGCGCGGCGAGCGCATCCCGCTGCGCGAGCTGCTGCCGGTGCGGCTGGTGGAGCGCGCCAGCACCGCACGCCCTCCCCCACCGGCAGACCACGACAGGCCAGCTCCCCCAGCTCCGACGACGTCGCTAGGAGAACCAGCATGA
- a CDS encoding copper resistance CopC/CopD family protein — protein MARLAGRLAAVVVVAAAALVGPVSSASAHAFLVESGPSDGQVVPTAPATLRMQFSESVALPATSIDIVDGDGRHYAPTHLELVRSSEDDEDPVQVVATLPALPHNTFRVSWETLSSDDLHRTSGVLVFGVDVPVRSSGLHETNPSPEESALRWALFTSVALALGGLLLRRLCVPAGLVAQGRRAAGLACLGGVGALAASVALLLDQLGGAGWRFQAVLVGAYGVRWLVREAGLLLVLTAALTAWRARRPVAGVGLLAAAGTVAAMVGSALLGHAGAARGPALTRVAAEAAHFGAAALWSGFLLAAVPLLLPLLRPGGDAGAARRVLRGFGVPAAACVSTVVVTGVYLASGVVGSVDAALFTTYGRVLLLKVVVAAVAGALGLQHVRRLHAAVPRPVRAWTLRAEAGAALLVLGLAGVLTSGQPAQEPQLVRAPHAATVPVVDGAIADLQSAVSVQPNRPGRNVVLVDTFDTRRPSPGAVRRVTLTVVGLDGRSSPPVAAERIAEGRWSAATTLSSPGRTQLLVSVTRTGLPEVHRTFSWTVAGAPSPTRAARVSTAPVDGLLRAAAAGLALAVLAGWLGFAVLRRRGRRLLPDAVPPARRADEDLAEEAELVRSSS, from the coding sequence ATGGCGCGGCTGGCCGGCCGGCTCGCCGCGGTCGTGGTGGTCGCCGCGGCGGCGCTGGTCGGGCCGGTGTCGTCCGCCTCGGCGCACGCCTTCCTCGTCGAGAGCGGGCCGTCGGACGGGCAGGTCGTCCCCACCGCTCCGGCGACGCTGCGGATGCAGTTCAGCGAGTCGGTGGCACTGCCGGCGACCTCCATCGACATCGTCGACGGGGACGGCCGCCACTACGCGCCGACGCACCTCGAGCTGGTGCGCAGCAGCGAGGACGACGAGGATCCCGTGCAGGTCGTGGCGACCCTGCCGGCGCTCCCGCACAACACCTTCCGCGTGTCGTGGGAGACGCTGTCCAGCGACGACCTGCACCGCACCAGCGGTGTCCTCGTCTTCGGCGTCGACGTCCCGGTGCGCTCGAGCGGCCTGCACGAGACCAACCCCTCGCCCGAGGAGTCGGCGCTGCGCTGGGCGCTGTTCACCTCCGTCGCGCTCGCCCTCGGCGGGCTGCTGCTCCGCCGCCTCTGCGTGCCAGCCGGACTCGTCGCGCAGGGGCGGCGCGCCGCCGGGCTTGCCTGCCTCGGAGGGGTCGGCGCGCTCGCCGCGTCGGTCGCGCTGCTCCTCGACCAGCTGGGCGGCGCCGGCTGGCGGTTCCAAGCCGTGCTGGTCGGCGCCTACGGCGTCCGGTGGCTGGTGCGCGAGGCCGGCCTGCTCCTCGTGCTCACCGCCGCGTTGACCGCCTGGCGGGCGCGCCGTCCCGTGGCGGGCGTCGGCCTCCTGGCGGCCGCCGGGACCGTCGCCGCGATGGTCGGCTCGGCCCTGCTCGGGCACGCGGGAGCCGCCCGCGGCCCGGCCCTCACCCGGGTTGCTGCCGAGGCCGCCCACTTCGGCGCCGCTGCGCTCTGGTCGGGCTTCCTGCTCGCCGCGGTGCCGCTGCTGCTCCCGCTCCTGCGCCCGGGAGGCGACGCCGGGGCCGCCCGCCGCGTCCTGCGCGGGTTCGGCGTCCCGGCCGCTGCGTGCGTCAGCACCGTGGTGGTGACCGGTGTCTACCTCGCCAGCGGGGTCGTCGGCTCGGTCGACGCCGCGCTGTTCACGACCTACGGGCGCGTGCTGCTGCTGAAGGTCGTGGTCGCGGCGGTCGCCGGAGCGCTGGGGCTCCAGCACGTACGCCGCCTGCACGCCGCCGTCCCGCGGCCGGTGCGCGCGTGGACCCTGCGCGCTGAGGCGGGGGCCGCACTGCTGGTGCTCGGGCTGGCGGGGGTGCTCACGAGCGGGCAGCCCGCCCAGGAGCCGCAGCTGGTGCGCGCACCGCACGCTGCGACCGTCCCGGTGGTGGACGGGGCGATCGCCGACCTGCAGTCGGCGGTCAGCGTGCAGCCGAACCGGCCGGGGCGCAACGTGGTCCTCGTCGACACCTTCGACACCCGCCGGCCCTCGCCGGGAGCGGTCCGCCGCGTCACGCTCACGGTGGTGGGCCTCGACGGCCGCTCCTCCCCGCCGGTGGCAGCCGAGCGGATCGCCGAGGGCCGCTGGTCGGCAGCGACCACGCTGAGCTCGCCGGGGCGTACGCAGCTGCTCGTCAGCGTCACGCGCACCGGCCTGCCCGAGGTGCACCGCACCTTCTCGTGGACGGTCGCCGGGGCACCGTCGCCCACCCGCGCGGCCCGGGTGTCGACCGCGCCGGTCGACGGCCTGCTGCGCGCGGCGGCCGCGGGGCTCGCGCTGGCGGTGCTGGCCGGGTGGCTGGGGTTCGCGGTGCTGCGCCGGCGCGGCCGGCGGCTCCTGCCCGACGCGGTCCCGCCGGCTCGCCGAGCCGACGAGGACCTGGCGGAGGAGGCCGAGCTGGTGCGCTCCTCGTCGTAG
- a CDS encoding carbohydrate ABC transporter permease, with product MSTQTHAPATTGRAAPSRRTHALNDHGRPAAAFLAPFVILYVLFIIGPAIYGLVMSFFNTSLVKPGLSSWAGLGNYSEALQSKDFWSSLWHTVWFTILTTPPLIVLGFVFALLADRVARGRWFFRLAFFAPFILPSAVISLIWIWIYTPGLGILETALGKIGIGSPNWLGDIHWAMPSLAITTVWWTLGFNFILYLAGLQDINPELYEASAIDGAGPWQQIRSITIPLLARTTTLVAVLQVIASLKVFDQMYIMTAGGPNFSTRSVLEYVYDEGFTNFRVGYASAVSMLFFVVVLAVSAVWFAIVRTQEKEA from the coding sequence GTGTCAACGCAGACCCACGCTCCCGCCACGACGGGCAGAGCAGCGCCGAGCCGGCGCACCCACGCGCTCAACGACCACGGTCGCCCGGCCGCCGCGTTCCTGGCGCCGTTCGTCATCCTCTACGTCCTGTTCATCATCGGCCCGGCGATCTACGGCCTGGTCATGAGCTTCTTCAACACGAGCCTCGTGAAGCCCGGCCTCTCGAGCTGGGCCGGCCTCGGCAACTACTCCGAAGCGCTGCAGAGCAAGGACTTCTGGTCCTCGCTGTGGCACACGGTGTGGTTCACCATCCTCACCACCCCGCCGCTGATCGTGCTCGGCTTCGTCTTCGCCCTGCTCGCCGACCGCGTGGCCCGCGGGCGCTGGTTCTTCCGCCTGGCGTTCTTCGCGCCGTTCATCCTGCCCTCGGCGGTCATCTCGCTGATCTGGATCTGGATCTACACCCCGGGGCTCGGCATCCTCGAGACCGCGCTGGGCAAGATCGGCATCGGCTCGCCCAACTGGCTGGGCGACATCCACTGGGCCATGCCCTCACTGGCCATCACCACCGTGTGGTGGACCCTCGGCTTCAACTTCATCCTCTACCTGGCCGGCCTGCAGGACATCAACCCGGAGCTCTACGAGGCCTCGGCCATCGACGGCGCCGGCCCGTGGCAGCAGATCCGCAGCATCACCATCCCGCTGCTCGCGCGCACGACGACGCTGGTCGCGGTGCTGCAGGTCATCGCCTCGCTCAAGGTCTTCGACCAGATGTACATCATGACCGCGGGCGGGCCGAACTTCAGCACCCGCTCGGTCCTCGAGTACGTCTACGACGAGGGCTTCACCAACTTCCGCGTCGGCTACGCCTCGGCGGTCTCGATGCTGTTCTTCGTGGTGGTCCTCGCGGTCTCGGCCGTCTGGTTCGCCATCGTCCGCACCCAGGAGAAGGAGGCCTGA